In Pseudobdellovibrio exovorus JSS, the genomic stretch AGTCTTTCCACTTCGATTTGCTCTTCAGTCTCTTCACACATACCGAAAGCACCACTTTCAATGCGACCTAATGCACTTTCGATCTCGAATAATTGAGATCTTAGGCGATCATTTAAGTTCAACATTTCTTGCTCAGCTAGAAGACGCATTGTTTGATCGGCTTCGTCTCCGCCTTTTTCACCCAAGTCTAATTTTTCACGAGCTTCTTTTACGCGATTCAAAAGGTCCATTTTGGTTTTTAAAAGCTTTTCTTTGCACTCTTTAACCAATTGGTCTGTCAACTTCTCGGTTCCGTGTTTAGCAGCGCCTTTTGCCATGTTACCCCTCCAGTGAGTGATCTGAGCGATCCAGTTTTAAGTTTTTAAATATCGGCATTATCTGCCTAAAACTTAAGTTCCAAATTGGAACCGCCTTATCTAAATGTATTCTTGTAATTTTTGCAATCAAAAATCTTACAAAAAATTAAATGGTGTAACATATTGTAATTACTAATATAAAATTAAAACTCACATCTTAATGCAATGTGCTAAATTGCATAAAAAAGAGTAAAAAATGACGTAACCTTAAATAACTGGAGCTTTTAATCTAATTTAAGATTTTTTTAGCGGTTGAATTCCAAGAAAGTGTACGGCATCTGTACCCCATGAGAATCTTCTTTTTTGCTCTTTCACTGTTAACCACAGCTCCCGTTTGGGCCCAAATTCCAGATGGGCTTTGGCTCACTCCCTGCCAGCATGGTCTTCAACGAAAACAAGTTTACAAAGATGCCTTAAGCACAACAACCGAGTTCTTCCACCATGAAGCCAACTGCCATGATCTGGCTTTGAGCTTCACCACGATTGGCCCCGTTCACTTCAATCTGGATAGTGCGAATCCCCACTTTATTGAATTCACCTACGACAGTATCGCCCTGACCCTACACAAACAGAGTCTTGTAGATAATTTTAACCAAAGACAGGTCTGCGGAATTCAAAGTTGGCAAATCAATCAACCACAGGTCATTACCGGCTTGCAGTGCGCTCTTTTCACCGCAGACTCATTGGTGCAAGTGCCCCATGTGGGACAAAGACGCTATGGAATTTATGAAATCGTTGGACCCCATCTTTATTATGGCCAACTGACACAGGAAACGGACGGATCCTCAGTTGAACGACGTCCAACTGAGTTCAATCGGTCTATTGAATATACTTTTCAAAAGTAGCGCGAATCTCTCCGCTTAAATAAGGAGTCAACATACGCATAATGTGGCGTTTTGCCTTTTCGACAGTACGTTGATTAGGAGCGCGATCCACGGTTTCAAAGAACTGCATGAAGCTGTTTGAAGCCACGAAAAGTAATTCGCCCACAAATTCCAACTCGTTCTTAGACTTAATTGGCTCCATATAGCCTGAACGCACCCAGTGCTTGTGCAAGATAATCATGTGGCGGCCTAATTTTTTAAGGTGGGCTCTCCACAATTTTGAAAGCTCAGGATCTTTTTTACGAAGGGTGTACAGCTCGCGATGGAAAAAGCGGTACTTCCAGTACAACTCAAGGTTTTTATCAATGAAATCGATCAACTGCATCTGTTGATTTTTCTTTGCTAACTTGGTCTGAGGCTGCCAAATTTCCGTGGTCTCAGCAGCTAGCCTTTTGAACAGCTCTCGAATGATTTGTTCTTTGTTTTTATAGTGAAAATAAAGATTACCGGGGCTCATCTTCAGATCACGAGCGATATCGTTAGTCGTTACCTCGCTTGCGGCATGTGTATTAAATAGATCCAAAGCACCCAGTAGAATTCTCTCTTTAGTTTTCATTCGAATATCATAAAACTATCCTTAAGGGGTTGAGAACATTTTTCTTATAGTGTTATAATAAAATCTTTGAACAACGTTAAACAGGAAGTGTAACAATGTTTCAGAGTCGATTTCATAGCTTAAATAATCTATTTAACAGATATCGCCGATTAGCTGCTTTGATTTTAGTTCCTATCGGTTTACTTGTTAGTGCCTTTGCTATCTATGATGATATCCAATCCTACACTTCCGAAAACTCATCTGCTTACTCTGTATCTCGCCAAATGCTCTCTGAAGCTCTTGGTGGTCAAATCACTCAAAATGTTTTCCCTGAAAAAATCGCACTCCCCCTATCTAAAGGGGATGATCCTGCCGAATATCGTGTCAATTACACTTTAGCTTCTGACTTACAAAACCATGCAGAAGCACTTCTAAGACGTTACAAACCTGACTATGGCGCTATCGTGATGATGGATGCTCGCACAGGTGAAATCTTAGCGATGACCAGCTTTGAAAAGAATAATAGCGAAAACGATGACAACTTGGCTTTGAAGTCAGGCTATCCCGCAGCCAGCGTTTTCAAAGTGATCACAGCTGCTGCTGCCGTAGACAAAGCTGGTATTACACCTGAACACCGTATCGCTTTTAATGGTGGCAATTACACTCTTTATAAAAAGAATGTCCTTTCTGATAACGTCAATCGCTGGACACGCTTTATCACACTCAAAGAAGCCTTCGCGATGTCGATCAACACCGCCTTTGGACGTCTGACTTTAGAGTCTTTAGAGCCAGAAGATCTTTCTGAGTACGCCCGCAAGTTCTTCTTTAATAAAGAAATCCCTTCCGACTTCCCTGTGGAAACCAGCTCTATTTTTGTTCCTGATGAAAAAGGTTATGCTCTGGCGCAGGTAGCCTCTGGCTATAATCGCTTCAACACATTAAGCCCTGTACACGGCGCGATGATCGCTTCGGCTATTGTCAACGAAGGGCAAATACCGGCTCCTTATTTAGTTAAAAGTATCGAAAACGATCAACACGAAGTGATCTATTCTGCCCAACCTCAGATATCAGGACAGGCTATTTCTGCCAAATCTGCAAATAAAGTAAAGCAAATGATGGAGCAAACGGTCCTCACTGGAACTTCACGCAAAACATTCCGTCGTATTGTGCGTGAACGTCAATTTAAAGAAGTTGAAATGGGTGGAAAAACAGGTCACTTCACAGGCACAAACCCACGCGGCAGAACAGACTGGTTTGTGGGTTATGCTTCTGACGAAGACAGCCGCATTGCTATCGCAGCTATCACAGTGAATGTAAAATACTGGACAGTTAAATCTTCGGCTTTAAGCGAGATGATGTTCAGACGCTACTTTAAAAATAAACTGGAAGAAGCCAAAATGCTTTCGGATACGGACGAGCATGATGGTGAAGCCGAACGCCCTGCGCGCAAGACAGCACGCGCACGCAAACACCGCTCTTAATAAGCTCTCGCAGAACTCTTACCAAGTTCTGCACTTTTTAAATTTAAATTAAAATTCGAATGTGGCCACAACGGGGCAGTGATCTGACCCCTCTTGCTGCATCAGTACATCACAGCTTCTAAGATGCGGCACCAGTGCGGGTGTCACGCAGATATGATCAATACGCCATCCGTTGTTTTTAGGACGAGCTAGCTCGCGATAAGACCACCACGAATAGACATTCTTAGTGTCAGGCGAAAACTGGCGAAAGGCATCTACAAAACCTGCCTGTAAGAAAGTTTGAAACCATTCGCGCTCTTCAGGTAGGAATCCAGACTCTCTTGAAAGAAAGACCGGATCGTACACATCGTGCTCAAGGTAAGCGATGTTGTAATCGCCCACCACCACGATTTCACGACCCTTACGCATTTCAAATTTTAAATGAGCCAAAAGTTCTTTTAAGAAAACCTGTTTGAAGTCATGACGCTCTTGACCTGAGCCTCCGTTAGGAAAATAGATATTATACAAGTCGAAGTGTTCATGGCGCGTCCAAACAATGCGGCCCTCTTTTGTGTACGCAGGTTTATCAATAGACGTGAGGATTTTTTCTGGCTCTTGTTTACAAAATGTCGCTACGCCAGAATATCCTTTTCGCTCTGCCGACGACCAATAGCTGTGTGGGTAACCCAATGTCTGCAAAACAGGTTCAACTTGATCACGATGTGCTTTTGTTTCTTGTAAACACAGAATATCCGCAGACTGGTCCTCTACAAATTGTCTTAAGCCCTTGTCATAACTTGCGCGAATCCCATTCACATTCCAGGTGATCAGCTTGATGGTTTTCATTGTTAAAATCCCCCAGTTGTGGCAACAATAGTTGAGCATGAATATGAAGGCAAGTTTCGTCTGTTATTTAAAAGAAAAATATCCAGAATTTGACTTACCTCAATTGAATGAATTGGTTTCGGAACAGCTTCTTTCTCCGTTTCAAATTCCCCTGAGCACTTCTCAAATCCAACAAATTCGCACGGAAATTCAACAGTACTGGAAACTCCGTCAATGGGGGACATCAAATTTAGCAGCAGAGTATGATCAGCTTCAGCTTCGCCGCCCCGAAAATTTCTCGGCTTGTATGAGCTATGATTTTCATATCGGAGCCAATGGCAACCCCGAGCTTATCGAGATCAACACCAACGCTTCATTTTTAGCTTTAGGACTCGATCTTTACTCGTTTCTGAATTTGCCCAATGTGGGCAATCCTCAATTCGACAAGAATGCACTGACGAAAATGTTTCAAGATGAAATGAGCCTGTCCCAAACTGATGGACGGACGTTGTCGATCATAGATGAAAAACCTACTGAACAAAGATTGTATTTAGAGTTTTTAATTTATGAATCTCTGTTTAAAAAACAGGGCCTTCATTGCGACATTTTAGATATCAGTGAGTCTGAACAAATACTTAAAGATGTCTTTGTCTACAATCGCCATACCGATTTCTATCTGCAAGAGGAAAAGTCCAAAGCTCTCAGACAGCTATTTAATGAATCGAAGATTCAACTGTCACCGAATCCCTATGAATACTTTCTTCTGGCAGATAAAAAAAGATTGCTGGATTGGAACCAACAATCGGATGTTCCGTGCCCCACTAGCCTTTTAAAAGTTTATGACCTCGGCAAAGAAGATAAAGAGTTTATCTGGTCCGAAAGAAAAAACCTATTCTTCAAACCAAAGCAATCTTTCGGTGGCAAACAGGCCTACAAAGGAGCTTCCATCAGTCGTAAAGTTTTTGAAAGTGTCATGACAACAGACTTTATCGCTCAGCAGTACTCGGCGGCTCCAAATATCACTTTTGATTACTTAGAAACACCAACTGAATACAAGTATGATTTACGCTGCTTCGCCTATAAAGATGAGCTTCAAATGATTGTGGCGCGAATATACCAAGGCCAGACAACCAATCTGCGCACTACAGGCGGTGGCTTTGCTGCCATCACATTGGCTTAATTTCTTCACATGAATACAAATATTAAGAGTTAGTTGATCGAGTGAGCTTTTTGCTCTGCCAATGAAGAGGACCATGGCTGCACGCAGCCTAGATGTTGAACAGCAGTTGCCAAATAACTGTCTTCAGAGTTTGAAGTCCCTTTTAAAGTCCCAACTGAATCGCATGCAGGATACGAATACGCTCTGACTTTTTCTCGTTCAGCAAGGCCCGCGTAAAGGTTTTCTTCCGCCTTCAGTGGATTAAGATATAAGTTTTCTTCTCGCCGAGCATGTTCATTATCCTCTATCACTACATCTGGAACGACACCACGCAACTGAGTCGAATTACGACTTGGCAGTAAGTAAAAACCTTGGGTTTTATATAAAGTCACTTTTGGATTAAGCTTCCATGATTCGGGCTCTTGAAAAGTTCCCTTTCCAAAGCTTCTTTCCCCAACGATTAAGGCACGTCCATACTCTTGCAAAGCTCCAGCTAAAAGCTCAGAAGAGCTAGCAGAAGATGAATTGATCAACACCACTAATGGTCCGTCATAAAGTTGCTCTTCAGAAGTTAAAGCCACTTCGTTTGGCTGCTCCGGAGAGAAATACTCAACATAGTAAGCTTTTTTATTTTTGCCCAAGAACAATCCCGCAATACAAGCAGCCTGCTCCATTTGCCCACCAGCATTGTCACGCAGATCCAAAATCATACCGCCCACTTTTTCTTCGCGTGCTGTTTGAATAGCACGGGCGATTTCAAGGCAGGCTCCGCTACCAAATTTAGTGAAGTTCACGTAGGCATAGTTTTTATTACTCTTAATTAAACTGTATTGAACATGGTTCAATTGGCGATAGGTTCTTTGCAGTTTCAAATTCAGAGTTTGCTCGCCTCGCTGTACGACAAATACAAATCCGGTTTTTTCTTCATTCGTCATCAAGTCAGAAAATTCAGAGTAACTCAGGCCCTTTAAATCGATGGAATCCACCGACAGCACTTTATCCCCAACTCGTATCCCAGCTAGCTCGGCATCTGAGTTTTTCGATACACGTCTGATATAAAAATCACCTTGTAGTTTTTCGTAAGAAATTCCCACAAAAAACTTAGAGCGGTCCATTTTAGATCCCACATTGCTATAGAAATTTAGAGGCAATACATACGTGTGAGGATCTGCATATACAGATAAAAACGCATTGATCATGCGCCCATAGAATGAAGATTTTAGTTCGTCTTTTTTAGCGCCTTGGATTAACTCTTGTAGCTCTTTTTCAAAATCTAGGCGCGAAGTCAAATTTTCGGCATACAGGCTCATCAGATCTTTTTCATTTTTTTCAACTAAGTAATCCGATTCCACCACATCCACTAAGCGACCTGATTGCAGATCCACTTGCTTTTGTAAAAGCAGCGCACTTTGTGATAAAGCCGCAAGGCAAGCTTTGTAATAGCCTGCCGAACTATTGCACTTTTGATTGTTAATGATCTCAGACACTTCAGAAAAACCAAGAGCTGTTTTATCCCAGTAGGCCTCGATTTTTTGTTTCTCGGAGCTATCTGTCTGATCAAAGAAATATATGGTCTTAGCCGACAATCCCCCGATACCGGCTAAGACCATACCCAGAAGTACTCCCAGAAAACTGATAAAAATCGCTAATAAAACTCTCAACGTCCAACTCCAACAGCAATAGTACCGGAAGACTCCGATGCACCAGTAAATACCGAAGCAACCTATGTGCCGATTTGAGACATATCTAAACCCAATTTAAGGCCCCTAGAGGCCCAGTTGGGGCGTTTGATCGCGCAAAATGGGGTATTATTTTCAAAACTGACCAAAACCAACACACCTAAAAGAACTTGCGAACATTGCGAGTCATACAAGATACTAGCCGCATGATTATCGTAACTGGAGCTAACGGATTTATAGGCAGTGCCATGGTATGGCAACTTAACCAAAATGGTCTAACGGATATTATCGCCGTGGATAGTGTTTCTTTGGATAAACGTGATCTTTTAAAGAAAAGAACTTACACACGTTTTTACGAAGCCAATGAGCTTTGGTCATTCTTGCAAACAGAAGAAGCCCGCAAAAATGTTTCATGGATTATTCACATGGGAGCTTGCTCTTCGACGACTGAAACTAACTGGGACTTCTTGTACTCAAATAATTTTCAATACTCACAACGACTTTTCGAATGGTGTGCACAGAATAAAAAAAGTTTAATTTACGCCAGTAGTGCCGCAACTTATGGTGCCGGAGAGAATGGCTTCAATGACGTATTCGATTCTGAAAAATTGAAGCCACTAAATCTTTATGGTGAATCAAAAGTGATCATGGATCGTTGGGCTGTAAAACAAAAGGCCACTCCTGAACATTGGTACGCTTTGAAGTTTTTCAATGTCTTTGGCCCGAATGAATATGAAAAAGGTTCTATGGCCAGCGTTGCGTACAAAGCTTATCACCAAATTCAAGACACTTCTGAATTAGGACTTTTTAAATCTTACGATTCTCAGTACGAAGATGGAAAACAACTGCGTGATTTTGTTTACGTCAAAGATGTTGTCCGTTGGATGCAAGAGCTTATGGATAAAAAACCAGAAAGCGGTATCTACAATATGGGTTTTGGAAAAGCTCGTACATGGTTAGATATGGCTCACCCTTTATTTGAATCTATGGATAAGGAACTCAAAATCAAGTGGCTTGAAATGCCCGAAAATATTCGCAACCAATATCAGTACTTCACAGAAGCGAATATGAATAAATGGCAACAAGCAGGACTATCACATCCACAGTGGCCGCTAGAAACAGCCATCAAGGATTATGTTACGAATTATCTGAGCCAACAGGATCCTTGGTTATAATAATGGAGCGTCTTCCGTCACATCTTCAGAAGTATATCGTTAAGCAAGACTACGAAAAGTACACAGCCCTTGATCACGCTGTCTGGAGATACATTCTACGCCAACTTAAATCTTACTTAAGTGTACATGCCCACGCGAGTTACTTAGAGGGGCTTGAAAAAACTGGCATTGATATCGAACAAATACCACGCATTGAAAATATCAGTGCCCATCTTGAAAAGTTCGGCTGGCGCGCACTTCCTGTCAGCGGATTCATCCCACCAGCAGCGTTTATGGAGTTGCAGTCTTTAAGTGTTCTACCTATTGCTTCTGATATGCGCTCTTTAGATCATCTGCTGTACACACCGGCTCCGGACATTGTGCACGAAGCTGCAGGACACGCTCCTATCATCGCTGATCCGGAATATGCTGAGTATCTAAAACAATATGCTCAAGTCGCAAAGAAAGCGATTATCAGCAAAGAGGATTTAGAGCTCTATGAAGCTATTCGCGAACTTTCAGATGTTAAAGAAAATCCAGCATCAACACCGGAAGAGATCAAAGCTTCCGATGAAAAGCTTGTGCGTGTTTCGAAGTCTATTTCATTTACCTCTGAAGCCTCTGAGCTATCTCGCATGAATTGGTGGACGGCTGAGTATGGTTTGATCGGGGACATCAAGAAGCCAAAAATATTTGGCGCAGGTCTTTTATCCTCTGTCGGTGAATCGCAGTGGTGCCTATCAGATAATGTTAAAAAGATCCCATTAAGTCTTGCTTGTATTCATCAGTCTTACGATATCACCGAGCCACAACCACAGCTCTATGTCGCACGCGACTTTAAACATCTTTCAGAAGTTCTGGAAGAGCTGTCAGAAACGATGGCCTACAAACTAGGTGGACGCCAAGGCCTAGATAAAGCCGTCCAAGCGGAAAGCGTGAATACAGTAGAACTCAATACCGGACTACAGATCTCTGGCACATTGAAAAAATACCTTACGGATGCAAAGGGACAACCCGCTTACTTACAGTTTGTCGGACCAACCCAGTTATGTTTTGCTGATCGTGAGATTGAAGGGCACGCTAATACGTATCACAAAGACGGATACGGCACCCCTGTCGGAAACATTTTAAATTTTTCACTCGAGTCCTTACAAATCGGACAGATTGCATCTTTGAACTATGAATCGGGAGTGCAAGTTAGCGGACGATTGACTCAGATACAAAAAGTCAGCGAAACGTCAAAGGCTGTGGTTCTGTCATTTGAAAATGCCACGGCTCAGTTTAAAGATGAAATTCTTTTCCGTCCAGAATGGGGAATTTACGATATCGTATTAGGTGAAGACGTTAGTTCTGTTTTTGGTGGCCCAGCAGACCGCGTGGCCTATGGGGAATTTGATGACTTCGTCGCAAAGCGAGTGCCTCCACCACAGTATTCCGAGAATCAGAAAAAGCTTTTCTCTTTCTACCAAAAGTTACGTGACCTCAGAGCTGACTTTAAAAAAAGTGGCTCTATTTCAGCGTCAACATTGCAAGAGCAGTTTCAAACATTTAAAGCTCATTCGGCGAATGAATGGCTTTTATTTGTTGAACTACTTGAAATGGCCATTAAAGCTGGTCTTGCTGAAGATGATTTCAAAAATCATCTTCAATCATTAGCAGCTCAAAATACCAAGCACCGTCCTTTAATCGAAGAAGGAATAAAGTTAGCCTATGAGAAATTTTGATCTACGTGTTGTGTTGGTGCGCTCTTTGTACGAGCGCAATGTGGGCTCTGTTTCACGTGCTATGGCAAACATGGGTGTTAGTAAGCTTATTCTGATCGACCCGAAATGTGAATTCACTATCGAATCCAATAAGGCGGCGGCTTCAGGACAAGCAGCATTACAAAATCGCGTCACCTACCCGAGCTGGGACGAGTTCTATAAAACTGAACCGCGAGGACTACAAATCGCAACAACCGCACGGGATGGACGTGGTCGTCTAGTCGAAGACCTACCCGTCACACTGAACCGATTAAAAGAAAGCCACCCCGCCTTACAAAAAGAAAGCGATGAGCCTTTTATCATTCATTTACTTTTTGGACCTGAGGATTGGGGATTAAGTGGTGAAGATATTCAGTATGCGAATCACTGCTGTACAATTCCCACCTATGGTGACAATTCCAGCTTAAACTTAGCTCAAGCCGTGCTTTTAGCTCTGTATACTTTTCGTAATATTTTTGGTGGGGAACGTACGCGCTTAGACGGCCAACAAAAACCCCGAGAGCAACAAAAGAAACCGCTGATCTTCCCAGATGAAACTTTGAAGCAATGGCTGTTAGAAATGAATATGGATTTGAGCAAACGCCGTATTAACGTTTTCACTGTATTACGCCGGATGCTTTTGCAAAATGCTCCATCTGAAAAAGAGTTCCGTATGCTCGAGATTGTATTGCAACAAAGCTTACGCCGGATGCGAGAAGGAAAAGAAAACGCGCAAGCGTCTAAAGCTCTGAGCGCTACTGATACTGCTGATAACAGCACGACAAATAAAAACGGCGACCTGTAAGTCGCCGTTAATTAAGCCGTTTCTTAGGCCATTAAATCTTGTAATTCGTGTAACTTTTTAATTTTTTGATCCAAGACAATGATCTCTTCAGAGATTTGCTCACCTTCATTGTTGAGCATGTTAATCTCTTTCACCAAACCTGTCGTATCTGAACCCACTAATTCAAGGTTATCGACCACATTACTCATCTGTTCGATCTTGCTTTTAAGTTTTTCAATAGACTGGTTCATTTTCTTTCTTTTAGAGCTGAGATCTTTTCTCATGCCCTTGATCTGATCCAAAGTCAGAGGAGAAGCTTTCATCTGTGTGATCATCTCGTCTGATTTTTTAGCCTCAGAGCTATCATCAAGAAAGGTGTGTAATAATAAAGACCATTCGTCGCGGAGCCCTTTCGGGCTAATTATACCATCATTCATACGTGGACCTAGTATAACACGGGTTTCGACATTCTCTGAAACTTCTGTCGTGCGCTATTTTTGCGCATCGTAAGTCACTGAAAGTATTGAGTTAATTTTTGTGATTTTTACAGAGCTGGACCTTTGACAGGGTTGACAGGTGTTTTCAACGCGCAGCGCACGGGAAGAATGACCCGTGCGTTAAAATCAGTGATTTTCAGAGGGAAAATAGCGTTTCCGATCTATTTCTTCATCCATGATTGCCAGTAGTTCACTAGCTCCACTTCATTCAAACCAATATCAACTTGTAGTGGTTTAACTGAGTCAATCATCACCGCCACTTCGTCTGTAAACGTCTTCTTCCCCTGAGCAGCAAAGGCTTTCGGGTGCGGGCCATGGGGGAATCCCGCAGGATGCAATGTCATCATATTCGCATGCAGGTTATCACGACTGAAGAAGTTTCCAGCGTGATAAAATAACACTTCATCATAGTCGATATTCTGATGATAGAACGGGACCTTCAAGGCATCAGCATCTGTTTCGATTGGACGAGGCAAGAATGTGCAGACAACAAAACCATTGGCAGCAAATGTCGTGTGAGCCGATGGCGGCAAGTGCACACGATGGGACATCATCGGCATCATATCATCGATGTGTAATGTGAATGGGAAGTAATCCCCTTTCCATCCCACAGTATCGTAAACACAGCTATCATAAGAAAATTCAGTCATGACATCTAAGCGCTTCACGCTGATCTCTGTTGAGGTCACACGTTTTTCTTTTTTCAATTGATGCATCTCTTCTAAATCCGGTTTTCCAAAACTTGCAGGATCGTAGAAGGCATTGCGACCAACCATTCCGCGCTCAGGCTCACGATACAAACCTGTCATAGACTCGATAATAATAAACTGAGTTTTTTCATGGAATACAAATGTATGATGTAAAGACTTTGGAACATTGATGTAAGAACCAGTTTTAAATTTCAACAAACCATACTCAGTTAGAACAACACCCGAACCGGCGTGACAGAAGTAAAGTGTTTCCCCATCGGCATTACGTAGCGAAGGCAACACGTTACTAGCATGGCTTAGATCTGTGACTTCATTCCAACATGAATAAATAGCGACGTCTGAATTAAAGAACAGACGATGCCATTTACCCAATTGATATTTCATTTCGACTAAGTCGTAAAGATGAGGTCTTAATGGACCTTCAATGTTAGTCCATTTCGTAGAAGCCTCGGGCTTGATCAGATGAGACACAGGGCCAAAGAAACCTTTTCGCCCTTGTTCTTCTTCGTAGCAACCCTCAGGAATAGCTTTATGTCCTTGAGTATTATGTTTGCCTTGTGAGTACTGATACATACGAGTGCTCCTTCAAATGGATTTTACTAATAGTGATTAGAGGTAACCGCGCGCTCTTTGATCGGCTTCAATCGCATCAAATAGGGCTTGGAAGTTACCATCACCAAAACCAT encodes the following:
- the rfaD gene encoding ADP-glyceromanno-heptose 6-epimerase — its product is MIIVTGANGFIGSAMVWQLNQNGLTDIIAVDSVSLDKRDLLKKRTYTRFYEANELWSFLQTEEARKNVSWIIHMGACSSTTETNWDFLYSNNFQYSQRLFEWCAQNKKSLIYASSAATYGAGENGFNDVFDSEKLKPLNLYGESKVIMDRWAVKQKATPEHWYALKFFNVFGPNEYEKGSMASVAYKAYHQIQDTSELGLFKSYDSQYEDGKQLRDFVYVKDVVRWMQELMDKKPESGIYNMGFGKARTWLDMAHPLFESMDKELKIKWLEMPENIRNQYQYFTEANMNKWQQAGLSHPQWPLETAIKDYVTNYLSQQDPWL
- a CDS encoding TetR/AcrR family transcriptional regulator, which gives rise to MKTKERILLGALDLFNTHAASEVTTNDIARDLKMSPGNLYFHYKNKEQIIRELFKRLAAETTEIWQPQTKLAKKNQQMQLIDFIDKNLELYWKYRFFHRELYTLRKKDPELSKLWRAHLKKLGRHMIILHKHWVRSGYMEPIKSKNELEFVGELLFVASNSFMQFFETVDRAPNQRTVEKAKRHIMRMLTPYLSGEIRATFEKYIQ
- a CDS encoding penicillin-binding transpeptidase domain-containing protein, coding for MFQSRFHSLNNLFNRYRRLAALILVPIGLLVSAFAIYDDIQSYTSENSSAYSVSRQMLSEALGGQITQNVFPEKIALPLSKGDDPAEYRVNYTLASDLQNHAEALLRRYKPDYGAIVMMDARTGEILAMTSFEKNNSENDDNLALKSGYPAASVFKVITAAAAVDKAGITPEHRIAFNGGNYTLYKKNVLSDNVNRWTRFITLKEAFAMSINTAFGRLTLESLEPEDLSEYARKFFFNKEIPSDFPVETSSIFVPDEKGYALAQVASGYNRFNTLSPVHGAMIASAIVNEGQIPAPYLVKSIENDQHEVIYSAQPQISGQAISAKSANKVKQMMEQTVLTGTSRKTFRRIVRERQFKEVEMGGKTGHFTGTNPRGRTDWFVGYASDEDSRIAIAAITVNVKYWTVKSSALSEMMFRRYFKNKLEEAKMLSDTDEHDGEAERPARKTARARKHRS
- a CDS encoding exodeoxyribonuclease III, with translation MKTIKLITWNVNGIRASYDKGLRQFVEDQSADILCLQETKAHRDQVEPVLQTLGYPHSYWSSAERKGYSGVATFCKQEPEKILTSIDKPAYTKEGRIVWTRHEHFDLYNIYFPNGGSGQERHDFKQVFLKELLAHLKFEMRKGREIVVVGDYNIAYLEHDVYDPVFLSRESGFLPEEREWFQTFLQAGFVDAFRQFSPDTKNVYSWWSYRELARPKNNGWRIDHICVTPALVPHLRSCDVLMQQEGSDHCPVVATFEF
- a CDS encoding RNA methyltransferase, yielding MRNFDLRVVLVRSLYERNVGSVSRAMANMGVSKLILIDPKCEFTIESNKAAASGQAALQNRVTYPSWDEFYKTEPRGLQIATTARDGRGRLVEDLPVTLNRLKESHPALQKESDEPFIIHLLFGPEDWGLSGEDIQYANHCCTIPTYGDNSSLNLAQAVLLALYTFRNIFGGERTRLDGQQKPREQQKKPLIFPDETLKQWLLEMNMDLSKRRINVFTVLRRMLLQNAPSEKEFRMLEIVLQQSLRRMREGKENAQASKALSATDTADNSTTNKNGDL
- a CDS encoding S41 family peptidase — protein: MRVLLAIFISFLGVLLGMVLAGIGGLSAKTIYFFDQTDSSEKQKIEAYWDKTALGFSEVSEIINNQKCNSSAGYYKACLAALSQSALLLQKQVDLQSGRLVDVVESDYLVEKNEKDLMSLYAENLTSRLDFEKELQELIQGAKKDELKSSFYGRMINAFLSVYADPHTYVLPLNFYSNVGSKMDRSKFFVGISYEKLQGDFYIRRVSKNSDAELAGIRVGDKVLSVDSIDLKGLSYSEFSDLMTNEEKTGFVFVVQRGEQTLNLKLQRTYRQLNHVQYSLIKSNKNYAYVNFTKFGSGACLEIARAIQTAREEKVGGMILDLRDNAGGQMEQAACIAGLFLGKNKKAYYVEYFSPEQPNEVALTSEEQLYDGPLVVLINSSSASSSELLAGALQEYGRALIVGERSFGKGTFQEPESWKLNPKVTLYKTQGFYLLPSRNSTQLRGVVPDVVIEDNEHARREENLYLNPLKAEENLYAGLAEREKVRAYSYPACDSVGTLKGTSNSEDSYLATAVQHLGCVQPWSSSLAEQKAHSIN
- a CDS encoding aromatic amino acid hydroxylase; the protein is MVIIMERLPSHLQKYIVKQDYEKYTALDHAVWRYILRQLKSYLSVHAHASYLEGLEKTGIDIEQIPRIENISAHLEKFGWRALPVSGFIPPAAFMELQSLSVLPIASDMRSLDHLLYTPAPDIVHEAAGHAPIIADPEYAEYLKQYAQVAKKAIISKEDLELYEAIRELSDVKENPASTPEEIKASDEKLVRVSKSISFTSEASELSRMNWWTAEYGLIGDIKKPKIFGAGLLSSVGESQWCLSDNVKKIPLSLACIHQSYDITEPQPQLYVARDFKHLSEVLEELSETMAYKLGGRQGLDKAVQAESVNTVELNTGLQISGTLKKYLTDAKGQPAYLQFVGPTQLCFADREIEGHANTYHKDGYGTPVGNILNFSLESLQIGQIASLNYESGVQVSGRLTQIQKVSETSKAVVLSFENATAQFKDEILFRPEWGIYDIVLGEDVSSVFGGPADRVAYGEFDDFVAKRVPPPQYSENQKKLFSFYQKLRDLRADFKKSGSISASTLQEQFQTFKAHSANEWLLFVELLEMAIKAGLAEDDFKNHLQSLAAQNTKHRPLIEEGIKLAYEKF
- a CDS encoding TraR/DksA family transcriptional regulator — translated: MAKGAAKHGTEKLTDQLVKECKEKLLKTKMDLLNRVKEAREKLDLGEKGGDEADQTMRLLAEQEMLNLNDRLRSQLFEIESALGRIESGAFGMCEETEEQIEVERLRAIPWTRLSIEGAEIRESVNRRYAR